One stretch of Streptomyces sp. 135 DNA includes these proteins:
- the kdpB gene encoding potassium-transporting ATPase subunit KdpB, whose translation MSTHTKEHEMDRRDEGPAATRAPHQDVPSGHRPPDEGKVGAGLFDPAQLLRSLPDAFRKLHPRVMAKSPVMFVVLTGSVVTTVLAVKDPGNWFGWAITAWLWLTTVFANLAEAVAEGRGKAQADTLRKAKTDTVARRLTGGTEEHVPGTDLRVGDLVVCEAGDIIPGDGDVVEGVASVDESAITGESAPVIRESGGDRSAVTGGTKVLSDRIVIKITTKPGETFIDRMINLVEGAARQKTPNEIALNILLASLTIVFLLAVVTLKPFAIYAGADGQTSLIVLTALLVCLIPTTIGALLSAIGIAGMDRLVQRNVLAMSGRAVEAAGDVSTLLLDKTGTITLGNRQAAEFVPVRGTTEAEVADAAQLSSLADETPEGRSIVVLAKEKYGLRERHQGELTGAQWVAFTAQTRMSGVDADGRRVRKGATGSVIAWVEERGGEVAEDARELNDRISQAGGTPLLVAVEDADGARVLGVIHLKDVVKEGMRERFDELRRMGIKTVMITGDNPLTAKAIADEAGVDDFLAEATPEDKMALIKREQAGGKLVAMTGDGTNDAPALAQADVGVAMNTGTSAAKEAGNMVDLDSNPTKLIEIVEIGKQLLITRGALTTFSIANDVAKYFAIIPAMFAVAYPGLDKLNIMNLSSPESAILSAVIFNALIIVALVPLALKGVRYRPMSADRMLRRNLGVYGLGGLVAPFIGIKIIDGLISLIPGIG comes from the coding sequence ATGAGCACACACACCAAGGAACACGAGATGGACCGCCGGGACGAGGGGCCGGCCGCGACCCGCGCGCCCCACCAGGACGTGCCGAGCGGGCACAGGCCCCCGGACGAGGGCAAGGTCGGCGCGGGCCTCTTCGACCCCGCCCAGCTGCTGAGGTCCCTGCCCGACGCCTTCCGCAAGCTGCACCCGCGGGTCATGGCCAAGTCCCCGGTCATGTTCGTGGTCCTGACCGGCTCGGTGGTCACCACCGTGCTCGCGGTGAAGGACCCGGGGAACTGGTTCGGCTGGGCGATCACCGCCTGGCTCTGGCTGACCACCGTCTTCGCCAACCTCGCCGAGGCCGTCGCCGAGGGCCGTGGCAAGGCGCAGGCCGACACGCTGCGCAAGGCCAAGACGGACACGGTCGCGCGCCGCCTGACCGGCGGCACCGAGGAGCACGTCCCCGGCACCGACCTGCGCGTCGGCGACCTGGTGGTCTGCGAGGCGGGCGACATCATCCCCGGCGACGGTGACGTCGTCGAGGGCGTCGCCTCCGTCGACGAATCCGCGATCACCGGCGAGTCGGCTCCCGTCATCCGGGAATCCGGCGGTGACCGCTCCGCCGTCACGGGCGGTACGAAGGTCCTCTCCGACCGCATCGTCATCAAGATCACGACGAAGCCCGGCGAGACGTTCATCGACCGCATGATCAACCTCGTCGAGGGCGCGGCCCGCCAGAAGACGCCCAACGAGATCGCCCTGAACATCCTCCTGGCGTCCCTCACCATCGTCTTCCTGCTCGCCGTCGTCACGCTCAAGCCCTTCGCGATCTACGCCGGGGCCGACGGCCAGACCTCCCTGATCGTCCTGACGGCGCTGCTCGTCTGCCTCATCCCCACCACCATCGGCGCCCTGCTCTCCGCGATCGGCATCGCGGGCATGGACCGCCTGGTGCAGCGCAACGTCCTCGCCATGTCCGGCCGGGCCGTCGAGGCCGCGGGTGACGTCTCCACCCTGCTGCTCGACAAGACCGGCACCATCACACTCGGCAACCGTCAGGCCGCGGAGTTCGTGCCGGTGCGCGGCACCACCGAGGCCGAGGTCGCCGACGCCGCCCAGCTCTCCTCGCTGGCCGACGAGACGCCCGAGGGCCGCTCCATCGTCGTACTCGCCAAGGAGAAGTACGGCCTGCGCGAGCGCCACCAAGGGGAGCTGACCGGCGCCCAGTGGGTGGCGTTCACGGCGCAGACCCGCATGTCCGGAGTGGACGCCGACGGCCGCCGGGTCCGCAAGGGCGCGACCGGCTCGGTCATCGCCTGGGTCGAGGAGCGCGGGGGAGAGGTCGCCGAGGACGCGCGGGAACTCAACGACCGCATTTCGCAGGCCGGCGGCACGCCGCTGCTGGTGGCCGTGGAAGACGCTGACGGCGCCCGGGTCCTCGGGGTGATCCACCTCAAGGACGTCGTCAAGGAGGGCATGCGCGAACGCTTCGACGAGCTGCGCCGCATGGGCATCAAGACCGTCATGATCACCGGCGACAACCCGCTGACCGCCAAGGCCATCGCGGACGAGGCGGGCGTGGACGACTTCCTCGCCGAGGCCACGCCCGAGGACAAGATGGCGCTGATCAAGCGCGAGCAGGCCGGCGGCAAGCTGGTCGCGATGACGGGCGACGGCACCAACGACGCCCCCGCCCTCGCCCAGGCGGACGTGGGCGTGGCGATGAACACGGGTACGTCGGCCGCCAAGGAGGCCGGCAACATGGTCGACCTCGACTCGAACCCCACGAAGCTGATCGAGATCGTGGAGATCGGCAAGCAACTCCTCATCACGCGGGGCGCGCTGACGACGTTCTCCATCGCCAACGACGTCGCGAAGTACTTCGCGATCATCCCGGCCATGTTCGCGGTGGCGTACCCGGGCCTCGACAAGCTCAACATCATGAACCTGTCGTCGCCAGAATCCGCGATCCTCTCCGCGGTGATCTTCAACGCCCTGATCATCGTCGCGCTGGTGCCCCTGGCCCTGAAGGGCGTGCGGTACCGCCCGATGAGCGCGGACCGGATGCTGCGGCGCAACCTCGGCGTCTACGGCCTCGGCGGGCTCGTCGCCCCGTTCATCGGCATCAAGATCATCGACGGACTCATCTCCCTCATCCCCGGCATTGGGTGA
- a CDS encoding phosphopantetheine-binding protein translates to MSDSYPAITKVLTGTFGVDPDEVHPEATFDSLGLDSLSLAELSLLVEERTGQRLEDLPPTATLADAAAVLDRSVASGGSTVPAPGGTER, encoded by the coding sequence ATGAGCGACAGCTATCCGGCCATCACGAAGGTCCTCACGGGGACGTTCGGTGTCGATCCCGACGAGGTCCACCCCGAGGCCACCTTCGACAGCCTCGGCCTCGACTCACTCTCGCTCGCCGAGCTCTCCCTGCTCGTCGAGGAGCGCACGGGGCAACGGCTCGAAGACCTGCCGCCGACCGCGACGCTGGCCGATGCCGCGGCGGTGCTCGACCGGTCGGTGGCCTCGGGAGGTTCGACCGTGCCAGCCCCCGGCGGCACGGAGCGATGA
- a CDS encoding potassium-transporting ATPase subunit C: MNNSVGNTARLLGAGLRALLVLTLVCGVLYPLAVTGVAQALFHDKANGSEIKADGRVVGSELIGQRYDLPLKKGQKTPEPDLRWFQPRPSNGLGENSVNTQYELLLSGATNLAGDSKELIAQVKKAKAAVVKDNSTANHEVAPADVPPDAVTSSGSGLDPHISPAYAALQVHRVAERNHVSVARVRNLVDEHTEGRTLGFMGEPRVNVLRLNIALAELTGRRHGS; encoded by the coding sequence ATGAACAACTCCGTAGGCAACACCGCCCGGCTGCTCGGCGCGGGCCTGCGCGCCCTCCTCGTCCTGACCCTGGTCTGCGGCGTCCTCTACCCGCTCGCGGTGACCGGCGTCGCCCAGGCCCTCTTCCACGACAAGGCCAACGGCTCCGAGATCAAGGCGGACGGCAGGGTCGTCGGCTCCGAACTCATCGGCCAGCGCTACGACCTCCCGCTCAAGAAGGGCCAGAAGACCCCCGAGCCCGACCTCAGGTGGTTCCAGCCGCGCCCCTCCAACGGCCTCGGTGAGAACAGCGTCAACACTCAGTACGAGCTGCTCCTGTCCGGCGCCACCAACCTGGCCGGTGACAGCAAGGAGCTGATCGCCCAGGTGAAGAAGGCGAAGGCGGCCGTGGTCAAGGACAACTCCACGGCCAACCACGAGGTGGCACCCGCCGACGTACCCCCCGACGCGGTCACCTCCTCGGGCTCCGGCCTGGACCCGCACATCTCCCCGGCGTACGCCGCCCTCCAGGTCCACCGCGTGGCGGAGAGGAACCACGTGAGCGTGGCCCGGGTCCGGAACCTGGTCGACGAGCACACCGAAGGACGGACCCTCGGCTTCATGGGAGAACCGCGCGTGAACGTCCTGCGGCTCAACATCGCCCTCGCGGAACTGACCGGGCGGCGCCACGGCTCCTGA
- a CDS encoding beta-ketoacyl-[acyl-carrier-protein] synthase family protein: MSERAIAVTGLGMVTPAGVGARATWDGLVAGLPTAATDPVLTGLPQDFSCRVPDFDAYRQLGRRLAWRLDRGTQLALVAAREAVADAALDPASWPSCDVAVVMGVGTCSFEHYEREFARAAAGRPDRVSPFALPRSVPNMVAGEIGLDLGARGANLTVSTACASGTTALGVARDLLRSGSCDIVLAGGAESVCHRIPAICFAQMGALSTRRHDPGGASRPFDRDRDGFVLGEGAAVLVLERSDHARARGATARALLTGYGASCDAHHITSPDPQGRGLARAIRSALRDARLGPDDIDHINAHGTSTRPNDLAEHHAFHSVFTPPPPVTASKSVLGHAVGAAGAIEAAATVLTLQHQIVPPTANADTPDPDIDLDIVHKSVRAVRMRTAISTSSAFGGQNAAVILSRSAQGLPRP; encoded by the coding sequence ATGAGCGAGCGCGCGATCGCCGTGACCGGCCTGGGCATGGTGACCCCTGCGGGGGTGGGCGCCCGGGCCACCTGGGACGGCCTGGTCGCCGGCCTGCCGACCGCTGCCACCGACCCCGTCCTCACCGGACTCCCGCAGGACTTCTCGTGCCGCGTCCCCGACTTCGACGCCTACCGGCAGCTGGGAAGACGTCTGGCATGGCGGCTCGACCGCGGCACGCAACTGGCCCTGGTCGCCGCCCGCGAGGCCGTGGCGGACGCGGCCCTGGACCCGGCTTCCTGGCCGTCGTGCGATGTCGCCGTCGTCATGGGGGTGGGCACCTGTAGCTTCGAGCACTACGAGCGGGAGTTCGCACGGGCCGCAGCCGGCCGGCCCGACAGGGTCTCGCCCTTCGCCCTGCCGCGGAGCGTGCCGAACATGGTCGCCGGCGAGATCGGCCTGGACCTCGGCGCCCGCGGCGCCAACCTCACCGTCAGCACGGCATGCGCATCCGGGACCACGGCTCTGGGCGTGGCCCGCGACCTGCTCCGCTCCGGGAGCTGCGACATCGTGCTCGCCGGAGGCGCCGAATCCGTCTGTCATCGCATCCCGGCCATCTGTTTCGCGCAGATGGGCGCGCTCTCGACCCGCCGCCACGACCCGGGCGGCGCCTCCCGCCCCTTCGATCGCGACCGGGACGGCTTCGTCCTCGGGGAAGGAGCGGCCGTCCTCGTCCTGGAGCGCAGCGACCACGCCCGCGCCAGGGGTGCCACGGCCAGGGCACTGCTGACCGGATACGGCGCCTCCTGTGATGCCCACCACATCACCTCGCCCGATCCTCAGGGGCGCGGGCTGGCACGGGCTATCCGGTCGGCGTTGCGCGACGCACGGCTGGGCCCTGACGACATCGACCACATCAACGCCCACGGAACCTCGACCCGGCCCAACGACCTCGCGGAACACCACGCCTTCCACTCGGTGTTCACGCCACCCCCGCCGGTCACCGCCTCGAAGAGCGTCCTGGGGCACGCCGTGGGCGCCGCCGGCGCCATCGAGGCAGCGGCGACCGTTCTCACCTTGCAGCACCAGATAGTCCCGCCGACCGCCAATGCCGACACGCCTGACCCCGACATCGACCTCGACATCGTGCACAAGTCCGTACGCGCCGTCCGGATGCGGACGGCCATCAGCACCTCGAGCGCCTTCGGAGGGCAGAACGCCGCAGTCATTCTCAGCCGGAGCGCACAAGGCCTGCCCCGCCCATGA
- a CDS encoding class I SAM-dependent methyltransferase: protein MTPGVTVRDEYPELKEIALFAERFAHEIETFVPGTRSETDAAAPFVAGFTESVVRCLDAAVPEEQIKRALRPLRAALKVSPLVLRAQEQRRGYPGDFEIIEQIVSGDTEAEPGTTGWFIDSFLQASPITQQHRNKIAHQGELIRRTLARRPHGRHGRRILLIACGGAADLRTVEPGLFGHEDIVVLNDIDPDALAHAGTQVAPGVDEHLFGVCGNVFTVLPELAAHGPYDAILAGGLFDYLPDRPARLLITYAMTRLCAPGGVFYFSNISTGNPFGHLMKYLADWPLIERGESDVHALVAAAAPNQTRRAVIRRDATEFTLLTELTRRQEPAPAG from the coding sequence ATGACCCCTGGCGTCACTGTTCGGGACGAATACCCCGAACTTAAGGAAATCGCCCTGTTCGCGGAGCGGTTCGCGCACGAGATCGAGACGTTCGTCCCGGGAACGCGGTCCGAAACGGACGCCGCCGCCCCGTTCGTCGCAGGGTTCACCGAGTCGGTGGTCCGTTGCCTGGATGCCGCTGTGCCCGAGGAGCAGATCAAGCGGGCGCTCCGGCCTCTGCGCGCGGCATTGAAGGTGTCGCCACTCGTGCTGCGGGCACAGGAGCAGCGGCGCGGGTACCCCGGTGACTTCGAGATCATCGAGCAGATCGTGTCGGGGGACACCGAAGCCGAGCCCGGGACGACGGGCTGGTTCATCGACTCCTTCCTCCAGGCATCGCCCATCACACAGCAGCACCGGAACAAGATCGCGCATCAAGGAGAGCTGATCCGCCGCACGTTGGCCCGCCGCCCGCACGGCAGGCACGGGCGGCGGATCCTGCTCATCGCCTGCGGCGGTGCCGCCGACCTTCGTACCGTCGAGCCCGGGTTGTTCGGCCACGAAGACATCGTCGTACTCAACGACATCGATCCGGACGCGCTGGCGCATGCCGGTACGCAGGTAGCCCCCGGCGTGGACGAGCACCTCTTCGGGGTGTGCGGGAACGTGTTCACCGTCCTCCCCGAGCTGGCCGCGCACGGGCCGTACGACGCGATCCTCGCCGGTGGCCTCTTCGACTACCTGCCGGACCGCCCCGCCCGGCTGCTCATCACCTACGCCATGACCCGGCTGTGCGCCCCGGGCGGCGTCTTCTATTTCTCCAACATCAGCACCGGCAATCCGTTCGGTCACCTGATGAAGTACCTCGCCGACTGGCCGCTGATCGAGCGCGGGGAGTCCGACGTCCATGCGTTGGTGGCCGCGGCGGCCCCGAACCAGACGCGGCGGGCCGTCATCCGCCGGGACGCGACGGAGTTCACGCTGCTGACGGAACTGACCAGACGCCAGGAGCCGGCCCCCGCGGGCTGA